A stretch of Cucumis sativus cultivar 9930 chromosome 2, Cucumber_9930_V3, whole genome shotgun sequence DNA encodes these proteins:
- the LOC101217683 gene encoding (-)-alpha-terpineol synthase-like isoform X1: MLIKRVKMMLNKEPLVGDSLKGLEVVDELQRLGISYHFQMEINQMLEIINERFNNGEEGLEWNNNKSLYATSLHFRILRQHGYHIPQDVFKQFKNEIENLTCNCKDKAKEMLSFYEASFLAMEDESFMDEQRQFAIQHLSKYLKSNNNDQIICTKIRHALQLPFHWRMSRLEARWFIDNVYRTKPNSKSVLLDLAKLDFNIVQSIHQDDLKDVSRWWKSTGLGEKLEFARDRLMANFFWYVGMGCEPHLQYLRTMSTKTVSLITIVDDVYDVYGTYDELQLFTDAVERWDIGAIDSLPNYMQICFIALHNTINDMAFDAIKDHGVNVIPYLRKMWTDLCKTFLIEAKWYYTDYKPTFEEYLENAWISVSGSLLLVHAYVFTSKSLTTEALECLQDYPNIIRYSSIIFRLTNDLASSSEEAKRGEVANSIQCLMNDTGVSEQEARLYIEDLIVESWKKLNDEVQTWNNSPLLSKGFIEIVLNVARISHTVYEHRDGHTVEDHETKDRVLSLFIKPA, encoded by the exons ATGCTAATAAAAAGAGTGAAAATGATGCTCAACAAAGAACCATTGGTTGGTGATAGTTTGAAAGGATTGGAAGTTGTTGATGAATTGCAACGGTTGGGAATCTCATATCACTTTCAAATGgaaataaatcaaatgttaGAGATAATCAATGAAAGATTCAACAATGGAGAAGAAGGTTTAGAATGGAACAACAACAAAAGCTTATATGCCACTTCTcttcattttagaattttaaggCAACATGGTTATCACATCCCTCAAG ACGTGTTCAAACAGTTTAAGAATGAGATAGAAAATTTGACTTGTAATTGCAAAGACAAAGCTAAAGAAATGTTATCATTTTATGAAGCTTCCTTCTTAGCAATGGAAGATGAAAGCTTTATGGATGAACAGAGACAATTTGCCATCCAACATCTTTCAAAATACcttaaatccaataataaTGATCAAATCATTTGTACTAAGATAAGACATGCTCTTCAACTCCCATTTCATTGGAGAATGTCAAGATTGGAGGCTAGGTGGTTTATCGATAATGTGTATCGAACAAAACCCAACTCAAAATCGGTGTTGTTGGATTTAGCCAAGTTAGACTTTAACATTGTCCAATCCATTCATCAAGATGACCTAAAAGATGTCTCCAG GTGGTGGAAGAGCACAGGGCTTGGAGAGAAACTTGAGTTTGCAAGAGACAGATTGATGGCTAATTTCTTTTGGTATGTGGGAATGGGATGTGAACCTCATCTTCAATATCTTAGAACAATGTCTACAAAAACTGTTTCATTAATAACAATTGTTGATGATGTTTATGATGTCTATGGAACTTATGACGAACTTCAACTTTTTACCGATGCTGTTGAGAG ATGGGATATCGGTGCGATTGATTCATTACCAAACTACATgcaaatatgttttattgcCCTCCACAACACCATCAATGACATGGCTTTTGATGCAATAAAGGATCATGGAGTCAATGTCATTccatatttaagaaaaatg TGGACGGATTTATGCAAAACATTCTTGATTGAAGCAAAGTGGTATTACACAGATTACAAGCCAACATTTGAAGAGTACTTAGAGAATGCATGGATTTCAGTATCAGgatctcttcttcttgttcatGCTTATGTCTTCACCTCTAAATCGTTAACAACAGAGGCTTTGGAGTGCTTGCAAGATTATCCAAATATAATTCGATATTCATCCATCATCTTTCGTCTTACCAATGACTTAGCTTCATCATCG GAGGAAGCAAAGAGAGGAGAAGTCGCTAACTCTATACAATGTCTCATGAATGACACAGGTGTTTCAGAACAAGAAGCACGACTATATATTGAGGATTTAATTGTGGAATCATGGAAGAAATTGAATGATGAAGTTCAAACTTGGAATAACTCACCATTACTCTCTAAGGGTTTCATTGAAATTGTCTTAAATGTTGCAAGAATTTCTCATACTGTCTACGAACATAGAGATGGGCACACTGTTGAAGATCATGAGACCAAGGATCGTGTATTATCCTTGTTTATCAAGCCTGCTTAA
- the LOC101217683 gene encoding (-)-alpha-terpineol synthase-like isoform X2, producing MLIKRVKMMLNKEPLVGDSLKGLEVVDELQRLGISYHFQMEINQMLEIINERFNNGEEGLEWNNNKSLYATSLHFRILRQHGYHIPQDVFKQFKNEIENLTCNCKDKAKEMLSFYEASFLAMEDESFMDEQRQFAIQHLSKYLKSNNNDQIICTKIRHALQLPFHWRMSRLEARWFIDNVYRTKPNSKSVLLDLAKLDFNIVQSIHQDDLKDVSRWWKSTGLGEKLEFARDRLMANFFWYVGMGCEPHLQYLRTMSTKTVSLITIVDDVYDVYGTYDELQLFTDAVERWDIGAIDSLPNYMQICFIALHNTINDMAFDAIKDHGVNVIPYLRKMWTDLCKTFLIEAKWYYTDYKPTFEEYLENAWISVSGSLLLVHAYVFTSKSLTTEALECLQDYPNIIRYSSIIFRLTNDLASSSVFQNKKHDYILRI from the exons ATGCTAATAAAAAGAGTGAAAATGATGCTCAACAAAGAACCATTGGTTGGTGATAGTTTGAAAGGATTGGAAGTTGTTGATGAATTGCAACGGTTGGGAATCTCATATCACTTTCAAATGgaaataaatcaaatgttaGAGATAATCAATGAAAGATTCAACAATGGAGAAGAAGGTTTAGAATGGAACAACAACAAAAGCTTATATGCCACTTCTcttcattttagaattttaaggCAACATGGTTATCACATCCCTCAAG ACGTGTTCAAACAGTTTAAGAATGAGATAGAAAATTTGACTTGTAATTGCAAAGACAAAGCTAAAGAAATGTTATCATTTTATGAAGCTTCCTTCTTAGCAATGGAAGATGAAAGCTTTATGGATGAACAGAGACAATTTGCCATCCAACATCTTTCAAAATACcttaaatccaataataaTGATCAAATCATTTGTACTAAGATAAGACATGCTCTTCAACTCCCATTTCATTGGAGAATGTCAAGATTGGAGGCTAGGTGGTTTATCGATAATGTGTATCGAACAAAACCCAACTCAAAATCGGTGTTGTTGGATTTAGCCAAGTTAGACTTTAACATTGTCCAATCCATTCATCAAGATGACCTAAAAGATGTCTCCAG GTGGTGGAAGAGCACAGGGCTTGGAGAGAAACTTGAGTTTGCAAGAGACAGATTGATGGCTAATTTCTTTTGGTATGTGGGAATGGGATGTGAACCTCATCTTCAATATCTTAGAACAATGTCTACAAAAACTGTTTCATTAATAACAATTGTTGATGATGTTTATGATGTCTATGGAACTTATGACGAACTTCAACTTTTTACCGATGCTGTTGAGAG ATGGGATATCGGTGCGATTGATTCATTACCAAACTACATgcaaatatgttttattgcCCTCCACAACACCATCAATGACATGGCTTTTGATGCAATAAAGGATCATGGAGTCAATGTCATTccatatttaagaaaaatg TGGACGGATTTATGCAAAACATTCTTGATTGAAGCAAAGTGGTATTACACAGATTACAAGCCAACATTTGAAGAGTACTTAGAGAATGCATGGATTTCAGTATCAGgatctcttcttcttgttcatGCTTATGTCTTCACCTCTAAATCGTTAACAACAGAGGCTTTGGAGTGCTTGCAAGATTATCCAAATATAATTCGATATTCATCCATCATCTTTCGTCTTACCAATGACTTAGCTTCATCATCG GTGTTTCAGAACAAGAAGCACGACTATATATTGAGGATTTAA